In Candidatus Pantoea floridensis, the genomic window GCGAGGTGGCGGCCGAGTTCAGTAATCCGGTGATGATGTACTCCATCGGCAAAGACTCCTCGGTGATGCTGCATCTGGCACGCAAAGCCTTCTATCCAGGCACGCTGCCATTTCCGCTGCTGCATGTTGATACCGGCTGGAAGTTCCGTGAAATGTACGAGTTCCGCGATCGCACCGTGAAAGCGATGGGTGCGGAGCTGCTGGTGCACCGCAACCCGGAAGGCGTGGCGATGGGCATAAATCCCTTCGTACACGGTAGTGCCAAGCATACCGACATCATGAAAACCGAAGGCCTGAAGCAGGCGCTGAATAAATATGGCTTCGATGCGGCCTTTGGCGGCGCACGTCGTGACGAAGAGAAGTCTCGCGCTAAAGAGCGTATCTACTCGTTCCGCGATCGCTTCCACCGCTGGGACCCGAAAAACCAGCGCCCGGAGCTGTGGCACAACTACAACGGCCAGATTAACAAAGGCGAAAGTATTCGCGTGTTCCCGCTCTCCAACTGGACCGAGCTGGATATCTGGCAGTACATCTTCCTAGAAAATATCGAAATCGTGCCGCTGTACCTTGCTGCGCCGCGCCCGGTGCTGGAGCGTGACGGTATGCTGATGATGATCGATGACGACCGTATCGATCTGCAGCCCGGCGAAGTGATCAAACAGCGTATGGTGCGTTTCCGTACCCTCGGCTGCTGGCCGTTAACCGGCGCGGTGGAATCCGAAGCGCAGACGCTGCCGGAAATTATTGAAGAGATGCTGGTCTCCACCACCAGTGAACGCCAGGGGCGCGTGATTGACCGCGACCAGGCCGGTTCGATGGAAATGAAAAAACGTCAGGGTTATTTCTAAGGAGACGCAGATGAATACCGTTATTGCACAACAGATTGCCGATCAGGGCGGCGTAGAAGCCTGGCTGACCGCGCAACAACACAAAAGCCTGCTGCGTTTCCTCACCTGTGGTAGCGTCGACGACGGCAAAAGTACGCTGATTGGTCGCCTGCTGCACGACACGCGTCAAATTTATGAAGATCAGCTTTCCTCGCTGCACAACGACAGCAAACGTCACGGTACCCAAGGCGAGAAGCTTGACCTCGCCTTGTTGGTCGATGGTTTGCAGGCCGAGCGCGAGCAGGGCATCACTATTGATGTGGCATACCGCTACTTCTCCACCGAGAAGCGCAAATTTATCATTGCCGACACGCCGGGACACGAACAGTACACGCGCAATATGGCGACGGGCGCCTCGACCTGCGATTTAGCGATCCTGCTGATCGACGCGCGTAAAGGCGTGCTGGATCAGACGCGCCGTCACAGTTTTATCTCCACGCTGCTGGGCATCAAACATCTGGTGGTCGCCATCAACAAGATGGATCTGGTGGAGTATAAGCAAGAGACCTTCGAACAAATCAAACAGGATTACCTCGATTTCGCCGCGCAGTTGCCGGACGATCTCGATATTCGCTTTGTGCCGATGTCGGCGCTGGAAGGCGACAACGTGGCGACGCCGAGCGTGACCATGCCGTGGTACAGCGGCCCAACGCTGCTCGACGTACTGGAAACCGTGGAGCTGAACCGCGTGGTGGATCATCAGCCGATGCGTTTCCCGGTGCAGTATGTCAATCGTCCCAACCTCGATTTCCGCGGTTATGCCGGTACGCTGGCATCTGGCGTGGTGAAAGTGGGCCAGCGCGTGAAAGTGCTGCCATCAGGCGTGGAATCCACCATTTCACGCATCGTCACCTTCGATGGCGACTTGCCTGAAGCGGGTGCCGGTGAAGCCATTACGCTGGTGCTGAAAGATGAGATCGACATCAGCCGTGGCGATCTGCTGGTAGATGCCGCTGCCGATCTGCAAGCGGTGCAATCCGCCACGGTGGACGTGGTGTGGATGGCCGAGCAGCCGCTGCAGCCGGGTCAAAGCTATGAAGTGAAGATCGCCGGGAAGAAAACCCGTGCGCGCGTGGAGAAAGTGATTCATCAGGTGGAGATTAACTCGCTAGAGAAACGCACGGTTGATAGCCTGCCGCTCAACGGCATCGGCCTGGTGGAACTGACCTTTGACGAACCGATGGTGCTGGATGCCTATCGTCAGAATCCGGTCACCGGCGGCATGATCTTTATCGATCGCCTGAGCAACGTCACGGTCGGCGCGGGGATGATCAATCAGCCGCTTAGCGATGTGCGTGCGCAAGCAGGTCAGTTCAGCGATTTCGAGCTGGAGCTGAACGCGCTGGTGCGTCGTCACTTCCCGCACTGGAACGCACGCGATCTGCTGGGCGGTCAGTAATGGCGCAGCACGATGAAAACGTGGTGTGGCACGATCATCCGGTAACGCGTGAGGAGCGTGAACAGCAGCATGGCCATCAAGGCGTGGTGCTGTGGTTCACCGGACTTTCCGGCTCGGGCAAATCCACCGTGGCCGGCGCGCTGGAGCAGGCGCTGTATCGCGCCGGGGTGAACACTTACCTGCTGGATGGCGACAACGTGCGTCACGGCCTGTGCCGTGACCTTGGTTTTAGCGATGACGATCGTAAAGAGAACATCCGCCGCGTGGGCGAAGTGGCGAAATTAATGGTCGATGCCGGTTTAGTGGTGTTGACCGCCTTTATCTCGCCGCATCGTGCCGAGCGTCAAATGGTGCGGGATTTGCTCGCTGAAGGGCAGTTCATCGAAGTGTTTGTCGATACACCATTAGCAGTATGCGAAGCGCGCGATCCCAAAGGTCTCTACAAAAAAGCCCGTGCCGGCGAGCTGCGTAATTTCACCGGCATTGATAGCGTATATGAAGCGCCAGATGCCCCTGAAATCCATCTTGATGGCGAACAATTGGTTACAAAACTGACCGGCCAATTGTTAGACCTGCTGCGTCACCGCGATATCATCAAATCCTGAATCGACAGCGGCGAATCCTCTTGGGTTTGCCGCGCTTAGCGTCAACAGGATCTCTATGCAGAACGTAACGCCCATGCTAGCCCGTAAAGATGAACGCACCCCAGATGAGCCTCGCTCATCGCTGCCGGGCGGCGTGATTGGCTTTCTCTCGTACTGGTGCGCGCTGGCGATTCCGTTCTTGCTCTACGGCTCCAACACGCTGTTCTTCTTCCTCTACACCTGGCCCTTCTTCCTCGCGCTATTACCGGTTTCGGTGCTGATTGGCATCGTGCTGAGCCTGACTTTCCGCACCCACTTATTCTGGAGCGGTATCGCCACGGCGATGGTGGTGGTGTGCCTGTTCTGGCTGCTGTTCTCATTTCTTTCAGGTTGGTAACCCGCACCTGATGTGCAAACGCATCGGCTGGTTACAAAACTTTACCTGCCGTCTCGCGCCTCTCTCTGTCATTATTTGTCCGGATCATCGCGGGTACGCAGCATTTTCGCCGCCGCAGTGGAGTCCTGCGTCAAGTTATGGGATGATTGGGCCGTTTTTCAGGGGGCGGGGATGGGAAAACTGACGTTACTGCTACTCGTGCTGCTGGGATGGCTCCAATATTCCCTGTGGCTGGGTAAGAACGGTATTCATGACTATACGCGCGTCAACGATGACGTGGCGTCACAACAGGCGAATAACGCCAAACTTAAAGCGCGTAACGATCAGCTGTTTGCCGAAATTGACGATCTCAATGGCGGCTCTGAAGCGATCGAGGAACGCGCACGCAATGAACTGGGCATGATTAAGCCCGGTGAGACTTTCTATCGTCTGGTGCCAGACCAGAACAAACGTAACGCGCAACAAGCTGCGCAAAACCAACAACGATAAGCCATGAACCAGCGCCCGATCCTTGCGGATGTGATTGCCGTGGTGCCCGCCGCAGGTGTGGGCAGCCGTATGCAGGCTGCCTGCCCAAAACAGTATCTGACCATTGGTCAATTCACCCTTCTTGAACACAGCGTCGCACGGCTTCTGGCTCATCCGGCGGTTAAACAGGTCATTGTGCCGGTCAGTAACGACGACGGCTGGTTTGATTCGCTGCCGCTGGCGCAGGATTCGCGAATTGTCAGAGTGACGGGTGGCGACACGCGCGCCGAATCGGTGCTGGCGGGTTTAAACGCCATTCAGCATCACGAATGGGTGCTGGTACACGACGCTGCGCGTCCGTGTTTGCATCCTGACGATTTAGCGCGCCTGCTGGCAATACGTGAATACAGCAAGGTGGGCGGGATTTTAGCCGCGCCGGTACGCGACACCATGAAACGCGGCGAGCCGGGCAAAAACGCCATTGCGCATACCGTGGATCGCGAAGATTTATGGCATGCGTTAACACCCCAATTTTTCCCGCAGCAACTGCTCACCGCTTGCCTGACGCGCGCACTCCATGAAGGCGCTACCATTACTGATGAAGCGTCAGCGCTGGAGTATTGCGGTTATCATCCTGAGTTGGTGAGCGGGCGCAGTGACAATATTAAGGTGACGCGGCCAGAAGATCTGGCGCTGGCGGCCTTCTATCTTACCCAGATTCAGTTACAGGAGAGCGCATAATGCGTATCGGTCACGGTTTTGACGTTCACGCTTTTGGCGGCGAAGGTCCGTTAGTGATTGGTGGGGTGCGTATTCCCTTCGAACACGGTTTTATCGCCCATTCTGATGGCGATGTGGCGCTGCATGCGTTGACGGACGCCTTGCTCGGCGCCGTGGCGATGGGCGATATCGGCAAGTTATTCCCCGATACCGATCCGGCGTTTAAGGGCGCGGACAGCCGCGGCCTGCTGCGCGAAGCCTGGCGTCGTATCCAGCAGAAAGGCTACCGCATCGGCAACGTTGATGTGACGATCATTGCGCAGGCCCCCAAAATGCTGCCACACGTGCCACAAATGCGCGTCAATATCGCCGAAGATCTCGGTTGTCACATGGATGAAGTTAACGTTAAAGCGACGACCACAGAAAAGCTCGGCTTTACCGGTCGCGGTGAGGGCATTGCCTGTGAGGCGGTTGCGCTGCTGATTAAGGCCGATCGGGCATGAGTGAGCTGCGTTACCTGCACGGCGTCCCCA contains:
- the cysD gene encoding sulfate adenylyltransferase subunit CysD; translation: MDQNRLTHLRQLEAESIHIIREVAAEFSNPVMMYSIGKDSSVMLHLARKAFYPGTLPFPLLHVDTGWKFREMYEFRDRTVKAMGAELLVHRNPEGVAMGINPFVHGSAKHTDIMKTEGLKQALNKYGFDAAFGGARRDEEKSRAKERIYSFRDRFHRWDPKNQRPELWHNYNGQINKGESIRVFPLSNWTELDIWQYIFLENIEIVPLYLAAPRPVLERDGMLMMIDDDRIDLQPGEVIKQRMVRFRTLGCWPLTGAVESEAQTLPEIIEEMLVSTTSERQGRVIDRDQAGSMEMKKRQGYF
- the cysN gene encoding sulfate adenylyltransferase subunit CysN → MNTVIAQQIADQGGVEAWLTAQQHKSLLRFLTCGSVDDGKSTLIGRLLHDTRQIYEDQLSSLHNDSKRHGTQGEKLDLALLVDGLQAEREQGITIDVAYRYFSTEKRKFIIADTPGHEQYTRNMATGASTCDLAILLIDARKGVLDQTRRHSFISTLLGIKHLVVAINKMDLVEYKQETFEQIKQDYLDFAAQLPDDLDIRFVPMSALEGDNVATPSVTMPWYSGPTLLDVLETVELNRVVDHQPMRFPVQYVNRPNLDFRGYAGTLASGVVKVGQRVKVLPSGVESTISRIVTFDGDLPEAGAGEAITLVLKDEIDISRGDLLVDAAADLQAVQSATVDVVWMAEQPLQPGQSYEVKIAGKKTRARVEKVIHQVEINSLEKRTVDSLPLNGIGLVELTFDEPMVLDAYRQNPVTGGMIFIDRLSNVTVGAGMINQPLSDVRAQAGQFSDFELELNALVRRHFPHWNARDLLGGQ
- the cysC gene encoding adenylyl-sulfate kinase, coding for MAQHDENVVWHDHPVTREEREQQHGHQGVVLWFTGLSGSGKSTVAGALEQALYRAGVNTYLLDGDNVRHGLCRDLGFSDDDRKENIRRVGEVAKLMVDAGLVVLTAFISPHRAERQMVRDLLAEGQFIEVFVDTPLAVCEARDPKGLYKKARAGELRNFTGIDSVYEAPDAPEIHLDGEQLVTKLTGQLLDLLRHRDIIKS
- a CDS encoding DUF3561 family protein, producing MQNVTPMLARKDERTPDEPRSSLPGGVIGFLSYWCALAIPFLLYGSNTLFFFLYTWPFFLALLPVSVLIGIVLSLTFRTHLFWSGIATAMVVVCLFWLLFSFLSGW
- the ftsB gene encoding cell division protein FtsB gives rise to the protein MGKLTLLLLVLLGWLQYSLWLGKNGIHDYTRVNDDVASQQANNAKLKARNDQLFAEIDDLNGGSEAIEERARNELGMIKPGETFYRLVPDQNKRNAQQAAQNQQR
- the ispD gene encoding 2-C-methyl-D-erythritol 4-phosphate cytidylyltransferase, producing the protein MNQRPILADVIAVVPAAGVGSRMQAACPKQYLTIGQFTLLEHSVARLLAHPAVKQVIVPVSNDDGWFDSLPLAQDSRIVRVTGGDTRAESVLAGLNAIQHHEWVLVHDAARPCLHPDDLARLLAIREYSKVGGILAAPVRDTMKRGEPGKNAIAHTVDREDLWHALTPQFFPQQLLTACLTRALHEGATITDEASALEYCGYHPELVSGRSDNIKVTRPEDLALAAFYLTQIQLQESA
- the ispF gene encoding 2-C-methyl-D-erythritol 2,4-cyclodiphosphate synthase, with product MRIGHGFDVHAFGGEGPLVIGGVRIPFEHGFIAHSDGDVALHALTDALLGAVAMGDIGKLFPDTDPAFKGADSRGLLREAWRRIQQKGYRIGNVDVTIIAQAPKMLPHVPQMRVNIAEDLGCHMDEVNVKATTTEKLGFTGRGEGIACEAVALLIKADRA